Below is a window of Mucilaginibacter sp. PAMC 26640 DNA.
ACCGACAAGAAATTGATCGAGAACACTATCACCGAGTTAACTACTATAACTGGTCAGCAGGCAGTTTCTTCAAAATCTAAAAAGGATATCTCTAACTTTAAGTTGCGTAAAAACATGCCAATCGGCGTTCGTGTTACTTTGCGCGATAATACAATGTATGAGTTCTTAGATCGTTTAATTGCTGTTGCCCTGCCACGTATCCGTGATTTTAAAGGCATCAACGATAAAGGTTTTGATGGCCGTGGTAACTATACTTTAGGTATCACTGAGCAAATCATTTTCCCAGAGATCAATATTGACAAGATCAACAAAATTCAAGGTATGGATATTACCTTTGTAACCTCTGCTACCAACGATGTTGAAGCATTAGAGTTACTTAAGCAATTTGGTTTACCATTTAAAAATCAAACTCCAACTAACAATGGCTAAAGAAGGCGTAAAGGCTCGTGAAGTAAAACGTGCTAAATTAGTAGCAAAATATGCTGAAAAAAGAGCTGCATTAAAAGCAGCTGGTGATTTCCAGGGTTTGGATAAATTGCCAAAGGCATCATCACCTGTGAAATTGCACAACCGTTGCAAATTAACAGGCCGTCCACGCGGTTACATGCGTCAATTTGGTATTTCACGTGTTACATTCCGTGAAATGGCTCTTGATGGCAAGATCCCCGGCGTGAAGAAAGCAAGCTGGTAATAACCAGTAAAATACGAGCAGGCAAATTCAAAACATATAACATTATGTTTTGAATTTTTTTGTACCTTTGCGGCTCGAATTTTAAAAGAATTAACCGATGAAAGGTCACCCCGGATGTTACGGGAAGGAAACCATCATCATAAACAACAATAATGAATACAGATCCAATCGCAGATTATCTTACAAGAGTAAGGAATGCTATTAAAGCCAACCATAGGGTTGTTGAAATTCCTGCATCAAATCTGAAAAAGGAAATCACAAAAGTGCTTTTCGAAAAAGGTTACATTGCTAATTACAAATTTGAGGACAACGGTCCACAAGGCAGCATCAAAGTTGCTTTAAAGTACCACCCGATAACTAAGATCCCTGCTATCCGCAGCATTTCACGTATTAGTAAACCAGGTTTGAGGAAATACGCCGGTATGGATACCATGCCACGTGTATTAAATGGTTTAGGTATCGCTATCCTATCGACTTCTAAAGGTGTAATGACCGATAAAGAGGCTCGTACGCAAAATGTAGGTGGCGAAGTTTTATGCTACGTTTATTAATAGGAGGAAATTAAGCAATGTCAAGAATAGGAAAAGCACCTATAGCACTAACCAGCGGCGTTACTATCACTGTATCTGCAGATAATGTAGTTACCGTGAAAGGCCCAAAAGGTGAGTTGCAACAGGCAGTTGATAGAGATATCATCATCGAGCAGGAAGACGGCCAGTTATTGGTTAAACGTCCATCAGATCAAAAACGCCACAAAGCGTTACATGGTTTATACCGCTCATTAATAAATAACATGGTTGTTGGTGTAACAGAAGGCTACAAAATTCAGCAAGAATTAGTAGGTGTAGGTTACCGTGCAACTAACACAGGTAATACTTTAGATTTAGTGTTGGGTTATTCTCACCATTACGTGTTTGAGTTACCAAAAGAAATTAAAGTTACAACCACTGCTGATAAAGGTAAAAACCCTACCATCATCCTGGAATCTAACGATAAACAATTGATAGGACAAGTAGCTGCGAAGATTCGTTCGTTACGTACACCAGAGCCTTACAAAGGTAAAGGTATCAAGTTTGTTGGCGAAATATTGAGAAGAAAAGCAGGTAAATCAGCATCTAAAAAATAATCGTCATGAAATTATCAAGAAGAGACAGGATTAAAAAAGGCATTCGTAAACGCCTTTCAGGATCAACAGCACGCCCTCGTTTATCTGTTTACAGAAGCAACAAAGGTATCTACGCACAAATTATTGACGATGTAACCGGTAAAACACTTGTATCAGCTTCATCTTTATCAAAAGATTTCACAGCAGATGGTACCAAGTCGGATCAATCGGTAGCTGTTGGCAAAATGGTAGCTGAAAAAGCTATTGCCGCAGGTATTAAAGATGTAGTGTTTGACAGGAATGGTTATTTGTACCACGGCCGTGTTAAATCACTGGCAGAAGGTGCACGTGAAGGTGGTTTAAACTTTTAATCGAAACAGGAAATGTCAACAATCAACATAAAAAGAGTAAAAACCAGCGAGATCGAATTAAAAGATCGCCTGGTGAGCATACAACGTGTAGCCAAAGTAACAAAAGGTGGCCGTACATTCAGCTTTTCTGCCATTGTGGTAGTAGGTGATGAGAACGGTGTTGTAGGTTACGGGTTAGGCAAAGCAAAAGAAGTTACCGAGGCAATTGCTAAGGGTATTGACGATGCTAAAAAGAACTTAGTTAAAGTTCCTATTATCAACGCTACTATCCCTCATGAGCAGATAGGTAAATTCAGTGGTGGTTTTGTATTTATCAAACCAGCAGCAAACGGTACCGGTGTTATAGCTGGTGGTGCAATGCGTGCTGTGTTGGAAATTGCCGGTGTACATAATGTATTGGCAAAATCTAAAGGATCATCAAACCCACACAACGTGGTTAAAGCAACTGTATCTGCATTATCACAATTACGTGATGCACACACAGTAGCTCAACAACGCGGTATCAGTTTAGGCAAAGTATTTAACGGATAATCAGTCATGTCGAAAATCAAAATAACACAGATAAAAAGCGTTATCGACAGAAGCGAGCGCCAAAAAAGAACTGTTGAGGCTTTAGGCCTTAAGAAAATTAACCACAGTGTGGAAGTTGAAGCCACTGCGGCTATTATAGGTATGGTACGTAAAGTAAACCACTTGGTAGCAGTAGAAAATATTTAATATCATGAATTTAAGTAATCTTAAACCTGCAGAAGGTTCTACCAAAAATAGGAAAAGAATTGGCCGTGGTACAGGTAGTGGCCGTGGCGGTACATCAACCCGTGGCCATAAAGGTGCCGGTTCACGTTCAGGTACCTCTACCAAGGTAGGGTTTGAAGGTGGCCAGATGCCATTACAGCGCCGTGTGCCTAAGGTAGGTTTTAAAAACCCTAACCGTGTGGAATATGTTGGTGTTAACCTTGACGTATTGCAAGCATTAACTGAAAAGTATACCTTAGCTACAGTTAACTTCGATACATTAAAAGAACATGGTTTGGTATCTAAGAATGGCCTGGTTAAAATCCTTGGCCGTGGCGAGCTTACTGCCAAGTTAGAAGTTACAGCACATGCATTTACTGCTACTGCTCAAAAAGCTATTGAAGCGGCTGGCGGAACTATTGTAAAGTTATAATTTTCGATGAAGAAATTTTTCACCACATTATCCAACATCTGGAAAATTGAGGATCTAAGAGTGCGTATAACAAACACACTCTTATTTCTTTTGATATACCGCGTTGGTTCGTTTATCGTATTGCCGGGTGTAAATGCGGCTACTCTTAATTCTGCTAAAGCTAAAGAAGGCCTGGTAGGATTGCTGAATATGTTTGCAGGCGGATCATTCTCACGGTCTTCCATTTTTGCATTGGGTGTAATGCCTTATATTTCTGCATCCATCGTGGTTCAGTTATTAGGTATAGCGGTGCCTTATTTTACCAAGTTACAAAAGGAGGGTGAAAGCGGCCGTAACAAGCTTAATCAGTGGACCCGTTATCTAACAATAGCGATCACTGCGTTGCAGGCTATTGGTTACCTGAAATCTCAGGTTGGAGCTGATGCAATGCTGATCCCAAATCCATACTTTATTATCCTAAATACTTTCGTATTAACCGCAGGTACATTATTTGTAATGTGGTTAGGTGAAAAGATCACTGATAAGGGTATTGGAAATGGTATTTCGCTAATCATTATGGTGGGTATTATAGCCCAGTTGCCAAGTGCTTTCGTTACTGAATTTCAATCCCGTACCGGTGGAGCTGGTGGTTTAATTACCTTCATCGTTGAAATTGTAGCACTGTTGGGTGTGGTAATGTTTACCATCCTCATTGTGCAGGGAACACGCAAGATTGCTGTACAATACGCAAAACGTATTGTGGGTAACAAACAATACGGTGGCGTACGCCAGTACATACCTTTAAAGGTAAATGCTGCCGGTGTAATGCCAATCATTTTTGCGCAGGCATTAATGTTTATACCTAATACAATTGCCCAGTTTTATCCCGGTGCAGCATCAAACGGAATTTTGATCGCGTTATCAAATTACAACTCGTGGCAACATAACCTCGTATTTGCTATATTGATCATTCTGTTCACTTATTTCTATACGGCAATTACCGTTAATCCTAAACAGATGAGCGATGATATGAAGAAGAATGGTGGTTTTATACCGGGTGTAGCGCCAGGTAATGCCACTACAACCTTTATTGATGAGGTGATCTCAAAGATCACTTTACCTGGATCTATCTTTTTAGCTATTGTTGCCATTATACCGGCTATTGCCAGTATGGTTGGAGTAAGCAGCTTATTTGCAAGGTTCTTTGGTGGTACATCGCTGATCATTCTTGTAGGGGTTGTGTTAGATACTTTACAGCAGATAGAAAGCCACTTATTAATGCGTCATTACGATGGATTAATGAAGACAGGCCGGATCAAAGGGCGCTCAGGCGTTCCTGCAGCTGCTGGTACTACACCAACAGCCATCTAATATAAAACATGTCTAAGATCATTTATAAGTCTATTGAAGAGATAGAGCTGATAAGAGAAAGTTCTTTACTTGTTTCCAAAACACACGGGGAAATAGCCAAGGTTATAGGCCCCGGTGTAACTACACTCGAATTAAACAAATTAGCCGAGACCTTTATCCGTGATAATGGAGGGGTCCCGGCTTTTTTGAATTACGGGGGATTCCCATATTCATTATGTATTTCGCTTAACGATCAGGTGGTACACGGTTTTCCGAGTAAAAAGCCCTTGGTTGACGGTGATCTTGTATCTGTTGATTGCGGTGTTGTTCTGAACAAATTCTACGGAGACTCGGCCTATACTTTTGCCATTGGCGAAGTTGATGAGCAGACTAAAAAGCTGATGCGGGTAACCAAAGAATGCCTGGATCTGGGTATTGAGAAAGCGGTAGTTGGAATGCGAATAGGCGACGTTGGTTATGCCATACAAGAGCATGCTGAAAAAAACGGATTTGGTGTAGTAAAGGAACTCGTAGGTCATGGTGTAGGTACACGCCTTCACGAAAAGCCGGAGGTACCAAATTACGGCAAACGTGGGTCGGGCATCAAATTGGAGGAAGGTATGGTTATCGCCATTGAGCCAATGATTAACGCTGGCCGTGCCGGTGTTAAGTTTTGGGATGATGGATGGACCGTATCAACGGTTGATAAGAAACCATCCGCCCATTATGAGCACACAGTTGCTGTTAAAAAGGGCAAAGCAGACATTTTATCAACGTTTTCGTACATTGATAAAGTTTTACAAGAAAAATCGAATAATTAAAATATTTTTATTAATTTTGCATCCCGGTTTTGGGGTGTATAATTAAGTAATAATCAATAAAATATGGCTAAACAATCATCGATCGAGCAGGACGGTACAATTCGGGAAGCGTTGTCAAATGCAATGTTCAGAGTTGAGCTTGAAAACGGTCATGAGATTATTGCACACATATCGGGTAAAATGCGTATGCACTATATCAAAATTCTTCCTGGTGACAGGGTGAAGTTAGAGATGAGCCCGTATGATTTAACAAAAGGAAGAATAACCTACAGATATAAATAACAACGAGATGAAAGTTAGAGCATCCATTAAAAAACGCAGTGTTGATTGCAAGATCATCCGCCGTAACGGGAAACTTTATGTGATAAACAAAAAGAATCCTAAATACAAACAGCGTCAGGGATAATTAAGAAAATTGTAGTGATCCGTACAACGGTGGCCCGCCGTTCGGTTATTACGTAAAAACACAAAGAAAAATATGGCAAGGATCTCCGGTATTGATTTACCAAAGAACAAAAGAGGCGTTATAGGTTTAACCTATATTTACGGTATAGGCCGTTCAACCGCCGAAGTAATTTTGAAACAGGCTGAAATTGATGAAAATATCAAAGTTCAGGACTGGAATGATGAGCAGTTAACTGCTATCCGTACGATCATCAACGATCAGATCAAGGTAGAAGGTTCGTTGCGTTCTGAAGTTCAGTTGAACATCAAACGTTTAATGGATATCGGTTGCTACCGTGGTACCCGTCACCGTAAAGGCTTGCCGTTACGTGGTCAGCGTACTAAAAACAACTCACGTACCCGTAAAGGAAAACGTAAAACAGTTGCTAACAAAAAGAAAGCTACTAAATAGTAAATAATGATTGGTGAGTGGCAGGTATTGATACCATGCCCTTCGCCAGGAATATAAAATTATAAAAACGGTTAATGGGTCCGAATTAGAATTCACTAATTCAGTAATTCATCAACTCAATAATTAAGACAATGGCAAAAACCAAAAAAGTTACCAAGAAACGCATTGTAATTGTAGAGTCGGTTGGCGAAGCACACATCAATGCAACTTTTAACAATATCATTATTACCCTTACCAACAAAAGCGGCCAGGCAGTGTCATGGTCATCTGCTGGTAAAATGGGTTTTAAAGGTTCTAAGAAAAACACACCATACGCTGCTGGTCAGGCTGCTGCCGATTGCGGTAAAGTAGCTTACGATTTAGGCTTACGTAAGGTTGAAGTTTTTGTTAAAGGTCCTGGTTCAGGCCGCGAATCTGCAATACGTACATTGCAAACAACCGGTATCGAAGTAACTACCATTAAGGACATCACACCGCTTCCACACAACGGTTGCCGTCCATCAAAACGCAGAAGAGTTTAATTCACTAAATTTTTAAAGCTAAGATTCGGCAGCTACAGGCTGTTTGATACTTTAAAACACACAAATAATGGCAAGATATACAGGCCCAAAATCAAAAATTGCGCGTAGGTTCCGCGAGCCGATCTTCGGTCCGGACAAGGCGTTGGAAAGAAAAAACTACCCACCCGGAATGCATGGCGCTTCTAAAAGAAGAGGAAAGCAATCTGAGTACGCGGTACAGTTAATGGAAAAACAAAAAGTTAAATATACTTATGGTGTATTAGAGCGTCAGTTCGAGAACTTGTTCCATACTGCATCAGCAAAAGATGGTATCACTGGTGAAAACTTGTTGAAGTTCCTGGAAGCACGTTTGGATAATGCAGTTTACCGTTTAGGTATTGCTCCAACACGTTCTGGTGCACGCCAGTTAGTTGGTCACAAACACATTACTGTTAATGGTTCTGTTGTAAATATTGCATCATACCAATTAAGAGCTGGTGACGTTATCGCTGTTCGTGAAAAATCGAAGTCTCTTGAGGCTATCAGTAATTCTGTTGCTGGTCGTAAGATTAACAAATATAGCTGGTTGGAATGGGATGCTGCCGAATTAACAGGCAAGTTCTTAAATTATCCAAACCGCGATGAGATACCAGAGAACATTAAGGAAAACCTTATTGTGGAGTTGTACTCAAAATAAGAATTAGATTTGAGATGAGAGATATGAGATTTGAGATTGATTCGCAAATCCCATATCTCAATTTTCAGTTTACAACATTTACAATTTCAGGCGATTTGGATAGGGGTTTTCGGGAGTGGCGTTTTAGTTCACACATCTCATATCTCGCATCTCAAATCTATTATCAAACTAACAATAAACAAAAGATATAAATGGCAATTTTAGCATTTCAAAAACCAGACAAGGTTATCATGCAGAAATCAAATGATTTTGATGGCACGTTTGAGTTTCGTCCGTTAGAACCAGGCTTCGGTGTAACCATTGGTAATGCTCTGCGTCGTATCTTACTTTCTTCATTAGAAGGGTATGCTATCACTTCAGTACGTATATCTGGCGTGATGCATGAGTTTTCAACCATCAAAGGTGTGGTAGAAGACGTTACCGAGATCATCCTTAATTTAAAACAAGTTCGTTTTAAAAAGACAGGTGAATCTGGCGATAATGAGAAAATATTTGTGATCATTAACGGTCAGGATGCTTTTAAGGCAGGCGACGTGAGTAAATTTTCAAACAATTTTACTGTATTGAACCCTGATCTTGTTATTTGTAACATGGATTCATCAGTAACGCTTGAAGTTGAGCTTACTGTTGCTAAGGGCCGTGGTTACATTTCTAACGAAGAAAATAAAAACCCGGATGCTAACGTAGGGGTTATAGCTATCGATTCTATCTTTACGCCTATAAAAAACGTTAAATACACGCTTGAAAATTACCGTGTAGAGCAAAAAACGGATTATGAAAAATTGATCCTTGATATCTCTACAGATGGTTCTATTCATCCGGAAGATGCGTTAAAGCAAGCCGCTAAGATCCTGATCCAGCACTTTATGCTTTTCTCTGATGAGAATATGATGTTGGAAGCACAAGCTAAAGAGGAGACAAAAGAAGTTGATGAAGAAATTCTTCATATGCGTAAGATCTTGAAAACCGAATTGGTTGATCTTGATCTTAGTGTACGTGCATTGAATTGCTTAAAAGCTGCTGATATCCGCAGCCTGGCCGACTTGGTTTCTTACGATGTAGCTGATATGCTTAAATTCAGAAACTTTGGTAAAAAATCATTAACTGAAATTCAGGACCTGGTTAAATCAAAAGGTTTATCTTTTGGTATGAACCTGGCTAAATTTAAGTTAGACGAAGAATAACAATTGAGAGGCAGGAGTGTAAGATGTGGGAAGCAAGACTATTTTCTTGAATCTTTATGTCTTTGTTCTTGATTCTAAAACTAGCGTAATTCCGCGGGCTTGATTAAGAAAAGTCGCCCAACGGTATGCACGTGCAAAAATTAAAAAACAATGAGACACGGTAAAAAAGTAAACCATTTAGGCCGCACAGACAGCCATCGTAAAGCGATGATGTCTAACATGGCATCTTCGCTTATTCAACACAAGCGCATTACAACAACCTTAGCTAAGGCAAAAGCTTTACGCGGGTATGTTGAACCATTATTAACTAAATCAAAGAATGATACTACGCATTCTCGTCGTACAGTATTTAGTTACTTACAGGATAAAGAAGTAGTAAGCATGCTGTTCCGCGATGTTGCTGAGAAAATTGCTAACCGCCCGGGTGGTTATACACGTATCGTGAAATTAGAGAATCGTTTAGGTGATAATGCTGAAATGGCGATCATCGAGCTGGTTGACTACAACACTGTTTACGGTAAAGATGTAGCTGCTAAAACGGAAAAGAAATCAACACGTCGTCGTGGTGGTGCTGCTAAAGCGAAAACTACTGATGCACCTGTTGAAGCTGCTCCAGTTGCTGATGCTGCTCCGGTTGCTGAAGCTGCTCCGGCTGTAGAAGAAGCTCCTGCAGCTCCTGCTAAGAATGAAGAAAATGCAGAAAAAGGCGAGTAATTAGCCCGTTACTGATATTGAAAACGGCTTCCAAATTTTGGAGGCCGTTTTTGTTTTAGGTTGTTGTACCAACTAATTTTAATCACGGTAGTCGCTGAGCAGGCACTGAGCATTGTAAACGTTTTATTTTATTTGAGTCAAACTTTCCGATGCTAAAATTTAGGTTTCGCTCATTGTTTTAATTGCTGCTATGCTGCCAATCTGAATGTTTCGCTTCAGATACGGGGCTCACTTTCTTGCTTCTAGTAATTTCCTCGGTAAACTAATACCCAATCCCCCGGGCTCTCTTGTTTAAATGACCTGTTGGAAATGCTTTCATCGGTTTGTGTCCATCTAAATTTAGTTACTCAGTTTCATTTGCTGCTGATTAATAATCCTCCTTTCATTTTTCTTGATTTTAAAAACCCTTAACCCTTTATCAGGTTAGTCTATTATAAAGTTTTAATATGGCAAACGTAGCAGACCAAATGGTTGAGATGTTGGTAGAAGCAGGCATCAAAAGAATATACGCCGTTACCGGCGACAGCTTAAATGAAGTAAACGATGCGGTGAGGCGCGAAGGCAGTATTCAGTGGGTGCATGTTCGGCATGAGGAGGCAGGCGCTTATGCAGCCGGCGCAGAAGCGCAGGTAACGGGTACTTTGGCCTGTTGCGCAGGTAGCAGCGGCCCTGGGCATGTGCATTTGATCAATGGTCTGTACGATGCGCATCGCTCCGGCGCACCGGTTATTGCCATTGCATCTACTATTCCAAGTTTTGAGTATGGTACAGAATATTTTCAGGAAACCAATACCATCAAGCTTTTTGAAGATTGCAGTTATTATAACCAGGTTGCT
It encodes the following:
- a CDS encoding 50S ribosomal protein L5; protein product: MAYVPRLKSKYKEEIRTALKDKFQYKSVMQVPKLQKIAINQGVGGATTDKKLIENTITELTTITGQQAVSSKSKKDISNFKLRKNMPIGVRVTLRDNTMYEFLDRLIAVALPRIRDFKGINDKGFDGRGNYTLGITEQIIFPEINIDKINKIQGMDITFVTSATNDVEALELLKQFGLPFKNQTPTNNG
- a CDS encoding 30S ribosomal protein S14, whose product is MAKEGVKAREVKRAKLVAKYAEKRAALKAAGDFQGLDKLPKASSPVKLHNRCKLTGRPRGYMRQFGISRVTFREMALDGKIPGVKKASW
- a CDS encoding 30S ribosomal protein S8, giving the protein MNTDPIADYLTRVRNAIKANHRVVEIPASNLKKEITKVLFEKGYIANYKFEDNGPQGSIKVALKYHPITKIPAIRSISRISKPGLRKYAGMDTMPRVLNGLGIAILSTSKGVMTDKEARTQNVGGEVLCYVY
- a CDS encoding 50S ribosomal protein L6, translated to MSRIGKAPIALTSGVTITVSADNVVTVKGPKGELQQAVDRDIIIEQEDGQLLVKRPSDQKRHKALHGLYRSLINNMVVGVTEGYKIQQELVGVGYRATNTGNTLDLVLGYSHHYVFELPKEIKVTTTADKGKNPTIILESNDKQLIGQVAAKIRSLRTPEPYKGKGIKFVGEILRRKAGKSASKK
- a CDS encoding 50S ribosomal protein L18: MKLSRRDRIKKGIRKRLSGSTARPRLSVYRSNKGIYAQIIDDVTGKTLVSASSLSKDFTADGTKSDQSVAVGKMVAEKAIAAGIKDVVFDRNGYLYHGRVKSLAEGAREGGLNF
- a CDS encoding 30S ribosomal protein S5 produces the protein MSTINIKRVKTSEIELKDRLVSIQRVAKVTKGGRTFSFSAIVVVGDENGVVGYGLGKAKEVTEAIAKGIDDAKKNLVKVPIINATIPHEQIGKFSGGFVFIKPAANGTGVIAGGAMRAVLEIAGVHNVLAKSKGSSNPHNVVKATVSALSQLRDAHTVAQQRGISLGKVFNG
- a CDS encoding 50S ribosomal protein L30 — protein: MSKIKITQIKSVIDRSERQKRTVEALGLKKINHSVEVEATAAIIGMVRKVNHLVAVENI
- a CDS encoding 50S ribosomal protein L15; amino-acid sequence: MNLSNLKPAEGSTKNRKRIGRGTGSGRGGTSTRGHKGAGSRSGTSTKVGFEGGQMPLQRRVPKVGFKNPNRVEYVGVNLDVLQALTEKYTLATVNFDTLKEHGLVSKNGLVKILGRGELTAKLEVTAHAFTATAQKAIEAAGGTIVKL
- a CDS encoding preprotein translocase subunit SecY, whose protein sequence is MKKFFTTLSNIWKIEDLRVRITNTLLFLLIYRVGSFIVLPGVNAATLNSAKAKEGLVGLLNMFAGGSFSRSSIFALGVMPYISASIVVQLLGIAVPYFTKLQKEGESGRNKLNQWTRYLTIAITALQAIGYLKSQVGADAMLIPNPYFIILNTFVLTAGTLFVMWLGEKITDKGIGNGISLIIMVGIIAQLPSAFVTEFQSRTGGAGGLITFIVEIVALLGVVMFTILIVQGTRKIAVQYAKRIVGNKQYGGVRQYIPLKVNAAGVMPIIFAQALMFIPNTIAQFYPGAASNGILIALSNYNSWQHNLVFAILIILFTYFYTAITVNPKQMSDDMKKNGGFIPGVAPGNATTTFIDEVISKITLPGSIFLAIVAIIPAIASMVGVSSLFARFFGGTSLIILVGVVLDTLQQIESHLLMRHYDGLMKTGRIKGRSGVPAAAGTTPTAI
- a CDS encoding type I methionyl aminopeptidase; its protein translation is MSKIIYKSIEEIELIRESSLLVSKTHGEIAKVIGPGVTTLELNKLAETFIRDNGGVPAFLNYGGFPYSLCISLNDQVVHGFPSKKPLVDGDLVSVDCGVVLNKFYGDSAYTFAIGEVDEQTKKLMRVTKECLDLGIEKAVVGMRIGDVGYAIQEHAEKNGFGVVKELVGHGVGTRLHEKPEVPNYGKRGSGIKLEEGMVIAIEPMINAGRAGVKFWDDGWTVSTVDKKPSAHYEHTVAVKKGKADILSTFSYIDKVLQEKSNN
- the infA gene encoding translation initiation factor IF-1 (stimulates the activities of the other two initiation factors, IF-2 and IF-3), whose protein sequence is MAKQSSIEQDGTIREALSNAMFRVELENGHEIIAHISGKMRMHYIKILPGDRVKLEMSPYDLTKGRITYRYK
- a CDS encoding 30S ribosomal protein S13, which translates into the protein MARISGIDLPKNKRGVIGLTYIYGIGRSTAEVILKQAEIDENIKVQDWNDEQLTAIRTIINDQIKVEGSLRSEVQLNIKRLMDIGCYRGTRHRKGLPLRGQRTKNNSRTRKGKRKTVANKKKATK
- a CDS encoding 30S ribosomal protein S11, whose product is MAKTKKVTKKRIVIVESVGEAHINATFNNIIITLTNKSGQAVSWSSAGKMGFKGSKKNTPYAAGQAAADCGKVAYDLGLRKVEVFVKGPGSGRESAIRTLQTTGIEVTTIKDITPLPHNGCRPSKRRRV
- a CDS encoding 30S ribosomal protein S4; this translates as MARYTGPKSKIARRFREPIFGPDKALERKNYPPGMHGASKRRGKQSEYAVQLMEKQKVKYTYGVLERQFENLFHTASAKDGITGENLLKFLEARLDNAVYRLGIAPTRSGARQLVGHKHITVNGSVVNIASYQLRAGDVIAVREKSKSLEAISNSVAGRKINKYSWLEWDAAELTGKFLNYPNRDEIPENIKENLIVELYSK
- a CDS encoding DNA-directed RNA polymerase subunit alpha — its product is MAILAFQKPDKVIMQKSNDFDGTFEFRPLEPGFGVTIGNALRRILLSSLEGYAITSVRISGVMHEFSTIKGVVEDVTEIILNLKQVRFKKTGESGDNEKIFVIINGQDAFKAGDVSKFSNNFTVLNPDLVICNMDSSVTLEVELTVAKGRGYISNEENKNPDANVGVIAIDSIFTPIKNVKYTLENYRVEQKTDYEKLILDISTDGSIHPEDALKQAAKILIQHFMLFSDENMMLEAQAKEETKEVDEEILHMRKILKTELVDLDLSVRALNCLKAADIRSLADLVSYDVADMLKFRNFGKKSLTEIQDLVKSKGLSFGMNLAKFKLDEE
- a CDS encoding 50S ribosomal protein L17, which produces MRHGKKVNHLGRTDSHRKAMMSNMASSLIQHKRITTTLAKAKALRGYVEPLLTKSKNDTTHSRRTVFSYLQDKEVVSMLFRDVAEKIANRPGGYTRIVKLENRLGDNAEMAIIELVDYNTVYGKDVAAKTEKKSTRRRGGAAKAKTTDAPVEAAPVADAAPVAEAAPAVEEAPAAPAKNEENAEKGE